Proteins co-encoded in one Pseudoxanthobacter soli DSM 19599 genomic window:
- a CDS encoding DegQ family serine endoprotease: MPGFRMPRFPTPRFPLTRVPRAFSRIAVAAVVALGLGAGGAALFVQSSVAQNAAPAAPAAPAVRVPTSKAEITLSFAPVVKSVVPAVVNVYASRIVAQPSSPFGDDPLFRRFFGGGDGLRGPTRQRQLQSLGSGVIVDPSGIIVTNNHVIKDADAVRVALADRREFDADIVLKDEKTDLAVLRIRGAQGTFPALTLGDSDKLEVGDIVLAVGNPFGVGQTVTQGIVSALARTQVGITDYQFFIQTDAAINPGNSGGALVDMKGNVVGINTAIFSRSGGSIGIGFAIPANMVRQVVDAARQGGVIRRPWLGATLQTVTADIADGLGLDRPEGAIVTAVVAGSPAAKAGLEVGDLVVSVDGVEIDDPDSFGYRFATKPLGGTVALGIRRGEETLSLAVALVQAPEVPARDARNLDGVSPFAGATVMNLSPAVNDELRLPGDRKGVAVSRVAANSIAAQVGFVAGDIVLEVNGTAIDTTAQLAKLTARRAPVWRIAVEREGRVLQIALRG, translated from the coding sequence ATGCCAGGTTTCCGGATGCCACGTTTCCCGACGCCGCGTTTTCCCCTGACGCGTGTTCCGCGCGCCTTCAGCCGGATTGCCGTCGCGGCTGTCGTCGCGCTCGGGCTCGGTGCCGGCGGGGCGGCTTTGTTCGTGCAGAGCTCGGTCGCTCAGAACGCCGCGCCTGCGGCTCCGGCGGCGCCAGCCGTGCGCGTGCCGACGAGCAAGGCGGAGATCACGCTCTCCTTCGCGCCCGTCGTGAAGAGCGTCGTGCCGGCGGTCGTGAACGTCTATGCCTCGCGCATCGTGGCGCAGCCGTCTTCGCCGTTCGGCGACGATCCGCTGTTCCGGCGGTTCTTCGGCGGCGGCGACGGCCTGCGCGGACCCACCCGGCAACGGCAGCTCCAGTCGCTCGGCTCGGGCGTGATCGTCGATCCCTCCGGCATCATCGTCACCAACAACCACGTCATCAAGGATGCCGACGCCGTGCGCGTCGCGCTCGCCGACCGGCGCGAATTCGATGCCGACATCGTGCTGAAGGACGAGAAGACCGATCTCGCCGTGCTGCGCATCCGCGGCGCGCAAGGCACGTTCCCGGCGCTGACGCTCGGCGATTCCGACAAGCTGGAGGTCGGCGACATCGTGCTGGCGGTCGGCAATCCGTTCGGCGTCGGCCAGACGGTCACCCAGGGCATCGTCTCGGCGCTGGCGCGCACCCAGGTCGGCATCACCGACTATCAGTTCTTCATCCAGACCGATGCCGCGATCAATCCCGGCAATTCCGGCGGCGCGCTTGTGGACATGAAGGGCAACGTCGTGGGCATCAACACCGCGATCTTCTCCCGCTCCGGCGGTTCGATCGGCATCGGTTTCGCGATTCCCGCCAACATGGTGCGGCAGGTGGTCGACGCCGCTCGGCAGGGTGGCGTGATCCGCCGGCCGTGGCTGGGCGCGACGCTCCAGACGGTGACGGCCGATATCGCCGACGGCCTCGGCCTCGACAGGCCCGAGGGCGCGATCGTGACCGCCGTAGTGGCGGGCAGCCCCGCCGCGAAGGCGGGTCTCGAGGTCGGCGACCTCGTCGTCTCGGTCGATGGCGTCGAGATCGACGATCCCGACAGCTTCGGCTACCGCTTCGCCACCAAACCGCTCGGCGGCACGGTGGCGCTCGGCATCCGCCGTGGCGAGGAAACGCTGTCGCTTGCGGTTGCGCTGGTTCAGGCGCCGGAGGTTCCGGCCCGCGATGCGCGCAATCTCGACGGCGTGTCGCCGTTCGCGGGCGCGACGGTGATGAACCTGTCCCCGGCGGTCAATGACGAGCTGCGGCTGCCGGGCGACCGCAAGGGGGTAGCGGTCTCGCGCGTCGCGGCCAACTCCATCGCCGCGCAGGTGGGCTTCGTCGCGGGCGATATCGTGCTGGAGGTCAACGGCACCGCCATCGACACGACCGCGCAGCTCGCCAAGCTCACCGCGCGCCGGGCGCCGGTGTGGCGGATCGCGGTCGAACGCGAGGGCAGGGTGCTCCAGATCGCGCTGAGGGGGTAG
- the rpsK gene encoding 30S ribosomal protein S11: MAKEATRVRRRERKNISSGVAHVNASFNNTMITITDAQGNAISWSSAGTMGFKGSRKSTPYAAQVAAEDAARKAQEHGMRTLEVEVCGPGSGRESALRALQAAGFMVTSIRDVTPIPHNGCRPRKRRRV; encoded by the coding sequence ATGGCGAAAGAAGCCACGCGCGTCCGCCGCCGCGAGCGCAAGAACATCTCGTCTGGCGTCGCTCACGTCAACGCGTCGTTCAACAACACCATGATCACCATCACCGATGCCCAGGGCAACGCGATCTCGTGGTCGTCCGCCGGCACGATGGGCTTCAAGGGCTCGCGCAAGTCGACCCCCTACGCCGCGCAGGTCGCCGCCGAGGACGCGGCGCGCAAGGCGCAGGAGCACGGCATGCGCACCCTCGAGGTCGAGGTGTGCGGTCCGGGTTCGGGTCGTGAATCGGCGCTGCGTGCTCTCCAGGCCGCGGGCTTCATGGTGACGTCGATCCGCGACGTGACCCCGATCCCGCACAATGGCTGCCGGCCGCGCAAGCGCCGCCGCGTCTGA
- the rpsM gene encoding 30S ribosomal protein S13, with translation MARIAGVNIPTNKRVLIALQYIHGIGPRKAQDLIEKVGIAPERRVNELSDSEVLQIREAIDQDYVVEGDLRREVAMNIKRLMDLGCYRGLRHRRGLPVRGQRTHTNARTRKGPAKAIAGKKK, from the coding sequence GTGGCCCGTATCGCAGGCGTCAACATCCCGACGAACAAGCGCGTCCTGATCGCGCTTCAGTACATCCACGGCATCGGGCCGCGGAAGGCTCAGGACCTGATCGAGAAGGTCGGGATCGCTCCCGAGCGTCGCGTCAACGAGCTGTCGGATTCCGAAGTGCTTCAGATTCGCGAAGCCATCGACCAGGACTACGTGGTCGAGGGCGACCTGCGTCGTGAAGTGGCGATGAACATCAAGCGGCTGATGGACCTCGGCTGCTATCGCGGCCTGCGCCATCGTCGCGGCCTGCCGGTTCGCGGCCAGCGCACGCACACCAATGCGCGCACCCGCAAGGGTCCTGCCAAGGCGATCGCCGGCAAGAAGAAGTAA
- a CDS encoding DNA-directed RNA polymerase subunit alpha has protein sequence MRTVTIQKNWQELIRPTKLDVKVGDDPKRIATVVAEPLERGFGLTLGNALRRVLLSSLQGAAVTAVQIDGVLHEFSSIAGVREDVTDIILNIKEVALRMQGEGPKRMVLRKQGPGVVTAGDIQTVGDIEVLNPDLVLCTLDDGADIRIEFTVNTGKGYVPAERNRPEDAPIGLIPVDSLYSPVKKVSYRVENTREGQVLDYDKLTLSIETDGSVVPDDAVAYAARILQDQLSVFVNFEEPRREEIRDDVPLPAFNPALLKKVDELELSVRSANCLKNDNIVYIGDLIQKTEAEMLRTPNFGRKSLNEIKEVLAQMGLHLGMEIENWPPENIEELAKRYEDHHY, from the coding sequence GTGCGGACCGTGACCATCCAGAAGAATTGGCAGGAGTTGATCCGCCCGACCAAGCTCGACGTCAAGGTGGGCGATGATCCGAAGCGGATCGCGACCGTCGTGGCCGAGCCGCTGGAGCGCGGCTTCGGCCTGACGCTCGGCAATGCGCTTCGTCGCGTGCTGCTGTCGTCGCTCCAGGGTGCGGCGGTGACGGCGGTACAGATCGACGGCGTGCTGCACGAGTTCTCGTCGATCGCCGGCGTGCGCGAGGATGTGACCGACATCATCCTCAACATCAAGGAAGTCGCGCTCCGCATGCAGGGCGAAGGCCCGAAGCGGATGGTGCTGCGCAAGCAGGGCCCCGGCGTCGTGACCGCCGGCGACATCCAGACGGTGGGCGACATCGAGGTTCTGAACCCCGATCTCGTGCTCTGCACGCTCGACGACGGTGCCGACATCCGCATCGAGTTCACGGTCAACACCGGCAAGGGCTATGTCCCGGCCGAGCGCAACCGGCCGGAAGACGCGCCGATCGGGCTCATCCCCGTCGACAGCCTCTATTCGCCGGTCAAGAAGGTGTCCTACCGGGTCGAGAACACCCGTGAGGGCCAGGTGCTCGATTACGACAAGCTGACGCTGTCCATCGAGACCGACGGTTCGGTGGTGCCGGACGACGCGGTGGCCTATGCCGCCCGCATCCTGCAGGACCAGCTGTCGGTGTTCGTGAACTTCGAAGAGCCGCGCCGCGAGGAGATCCGCGACGACGTTCCGCTCCCGGCGTTCAACCCCGCGCTTCTCAAGAAGGTCGACGAGCTGGAGCTTTCGGTCCGTTCGGCCAACTGCCTGAAGAACGACAACATCGTCTATATCGGCGACCTGATCCAGAAGACGGAGGCGGAGATGCTTCGCACCCCGAACTTCGGCCGCAAGTCGCTGAACGAGATCAAGGAAGTGCTGGCCCAGATGGGTCTGCACCTCGGCATGGAAATCGAGAACTGGCCGCCTGAGAATATCGAAGAGCTGGCCAAGCGTTACGAAGATCATCACTACTGA
- the crcB gene encoding fluoride efflux transporter CrcB has translation MSDAMLVFVGGGLGALVRYYVGMFAMKTFGMAFPWGTFFINITGSFIMGAVISWLAFQEPTASKWFRVFFTTGVLGGYTTFSTFSLDSFVLWERGELMLAAAYVLGSVVLSLLAVAAGMLGGRMLFQ, from the coding sequence ATGTCCGATGCAATGCTGGTGTTCGTCGGGGGCGGCCTCGGCGCCCTGGTGCGTTACTATGTCGGCATGTTCGCGATGAAGACGTTCGGGATGGCGTTTCCCTGGGGGACGTTCTTCATCAACATCACCGGCTCGTTCATCATGGGCGCGGTGATCTCGTGGCTGGCCTTCCAGGAGCCGACCGCTTCGAAGTGGTTCCGGGTGTTCTTCACCACCGGTGTGCTCGGCGGCTACACCACGTTCTCCACGTTCTCGCTCGACAGCTTCGTGCTGTGGGAGCGCGGCGAGCTGATGCTGGCGGCCGCCTATGTGCTGGGTTCCGTGGTGCTGTCGCTGCTGGCCGTCGCCGCCGGGATGCTCGGCGGGCGGATGCTGTTCCAGTAG
- the secY gene encoding preprotein translocase subunit SecY, with amino-acid sequence MASAAEQLASNLNFAAFSKASELKKRIWFTLGALLVYRLGTYIPLPGINPDALAQAFSGAQRGLLGLFNMFAGGAVGRMAIFALGIMPYISSSIIIQLLTTVVPSLEALKKEGESGRKIINQYTRYLTVLLAVVQAYSIAIGLEAAQNVVIEGGWFFRASTTVTLVGGTMFLMWLGEQITARGIGNGISLIIFAGIVAGLPTALAGTLELGRQGAISTVVILAIIVLVVVVIAFIVFMERAQRRLLIQYPKRQQGNRIFQGESSHLPLKLNTSGVIPPIFASSLLLIPATASSFAASANIGWLTTVTTLLGHGQPLYMALYAALIVFFAFFYTAIVFNPTETADNLKKHGGFIPGIRPGERTAEYIDTVLTRITVLGAIYLVLVCLLPEFLISATGVPFYLGGTSLLIVVSVTMDTVSQVQGHLLAHQYEGLVKKAKLGGKRR; translated from the coding sequence ATGGCATCGGCGGCTGAGCAACTCGCATCGAACTTGAATTTCGCTGCCTTCTCGAAGGCGAGCGAACTCAAGAAGCGCATCTGGTTCACGCTGGGCGCGCTGCTTGTCTATCGCCTCGGCACGTACATCCCGCTGCCGGGAATCAACCCCGACGCGCTCGCCCAGGCCTTTTCCGGCGCCCAGCGCGGCCTGCTCGGCCTGTTCAACATGTTCGCCGGCGGCGCCGTCGGCCGCATGGCGATCTTCGCGCTCGGCATCATGCCGTACATCTCGTCCTCCATCATCATCCAGCTGCTGACGACCGTCGTGCCGTCGCTGGAGGCGCTGAAGAAGGAAGGCGAGAGCGGCCGCAAGATCATCAACCAGTACACCCGTTACCTGACGGTGCTGCTGGCGGTCGTGCAGGCCTATTCGATCGCCATCGGCCTCGAGGCGGCGCAGAACGTCGTGATCGAAGGCGGCTGGTTCTTCCGGGCCTCCACCACGGTGACGCTCGTCGGCGGCACGATGTTCCTGATGTGGCTCGGCGAGCAGATCACCGCGCGCGGTATCGGCAACGGTATCTCGCTCATCATCTTCGCCGGTATCGTCGCCGGCCTGCCGACGGCACTCGCCGGAACGCTGGAGCTCGGCCGCCAGGGCGCTATCTCCACGGTGGTGATTCTCGCGATCATCGTGCTCGTGGTCGTCGTGATCGCCTTCATCGTGTTCATGGAGCGCGCCCAGCGCCGGCTCTTGATCCAGTATCCGAAGCGCCAGCAGGGCAATCGCATCTTCCAGGGCGAGTCGTCGCACCTGCCGCTGAAGCTCAACACCTCGGGCGTGATTCCGCCGATCTTCGCCTCGTCGCTGCTGCTGATCCCCGCGACCGCGTCGAGCTTCGCCGCGAGCGCCAATATCGGCTGGCTGACCACGGTCACGACGCTGCTCGGCCACGGCCAGCCGCTCTACATGGCGCTTTATGCGGCGCTGATCGTGTTCTTCGCGTTCTTCTATACGGCGATCGTGTTCAATCCGACCGAGACCGCCGACAATCTGAAGAAGCACGGCGGCTTCATCCCCGGCATTCGGCCCGGCGAGCGCACGGCCGAGTACATCGACACCGTGCTCACGCGCATCACCGTGCTCGGCGCTATATACCTTGTGCTGGTTTGCCTTCTGCCCGAATTTCTAATATCGGCGACAGGTGTGCCGTTCTATCTCGGCGGCACCTCGCTCCTGATCGTGGTGAGCGTGACCATGGACACGGTCTCGCAGGTTCAGGGGCATCTGCTCGCCCACCAATACGAAGGGCTCGTGAAGAAAGCGAAGCTCGGGGGAAAACGTCGATGA
- a CDS encoding RluA family pseudouridine synthase, which translates to MAGVYTITVGRDEDGMRLDRWFKAHYPGLGFVQLQKLLRSGQIRVDGARVKASTRLASGQGVRIPPMPTDGPAGASPWAGGGGGEERGERLAPAGRPSDRAFLESLILHEDRETFVFNKPAGLAVQGGSGLTRHVDGMLEAFRDAKGQKPRLVHRIDRDTSGILVVARTRLAAEKLTGSFRARQTKKIYWSLVKGVPKPRQGRISTFLAKEPGPEGERMRIAQHGEDEAVHALTYYAVVDQAAQQIAWLSMRPVTGRTHQLRAHAAHMGHPIIGDPKYFNIENWQLPGGIQNRLHLHARRIIIPHPAGGVLDVSAPLPDHMQQSFNLLGFDSSIYDPIEDSPDE; encoded by the coding sequence ATGGCAGGCGTCTACACCATCACCGTTGGCCGCGACGAAGACGGCATGCGTCTCGATCGCTGGTTCAAGGCTCATTATCCGGGGCTGGGCTTCGTCCAGCTGCAGAAATTGTTGCGCTCGGGGCAGATCCGGGTCGACGGCGCGCGCGTCAAGGCATCGACGCGGCTGGCGTCGGGGCAGGGCGTGCGCATCCCGCCGATGCCGACCGACGGGCCGGCGGGCGCCTCGCCCTGGGCCGGCGGCGGTGGCGGCGAGGAGCGCGGCGAGCGGCTGGCCCCGGCCGGCCGGCCGAGCGACCGCGCGTTCCTGGAAAGCCTCATCCTGCACGAGGATCGCGAGACCTTCGTGTTCAACAAGCCGGCGGGCCTTGCCGTGCAGGGCGGTTCAGGCCTGACGCGCCATGTCGACGGCATGCTGGAAGCCTTCCGCGACGCCAAGGGCCAGAAGCCGCGCCTCGTCCACCGCATCGACCGCGACACCTCGGGCATTCTGGTGGTGGCGCGCACGCGGCTGGCGGCGGAGAAGCTGACCGGCTCGTTCCGCGCCCGCCAGACCAAGAAAATCTACTGGTCGCTCGTCAAGGGCGTGCCGAAGCCGCGGCAGGGCCGCATCTCCACCTTCCTCGCCAAGGAGCCGGGGCCGGAGGGCGAGCGCATGCGCATCGCCCAGCACGGCGAGGACGAGGCGGTGCACGCGCTGACCTATTATGCCGTCGTCGACCAGGCAGCCCAGCAGATCGCCTGGCTTTCAATGCGGCCGGTGACGGGGCGCACCCACCAGCTTCGCGCCCACGCCGCCCATATGGGCCACCCGATCATCGGCGATCCCAAATATTTCAACATCGAGAACTGGCAGCTGCCCGGCGGCATCCAGAACCGCCTGCACCTCCACGCCCGGCGGATCATCATCCCGCATCCGGCTGGCGGCGTGCTCGATGTGTCGGCGCCGCTGCCGGACCATATGCAGCAGTCGTTCAACCTGCTCGGCTTCGACAGCTCGATCTACGATCCGATCGAGGACTCTCCCGACGAGTGA
- the rplQ gene encoding 50S ribosomal protein L17 translates to MRHANSGRKLGRDSAHRKSLFANLAVSLIQHEQIVTTLPKAKDLRPIVEKLITLGKRGDLHARRQAIAQIKDLETVRKLFDTLGPRYKERAGGYTRVLKAGFRQGDAAAVAVIELVDRDPAAKGAADRARAEAEAAAEAA, encoded by the coding sequence ATGCGCCACGCGAACAGCGGTCGCAAGCTCGGTCGGGACAGCGCCCACCGCAAGTCTTTGTTCGCCAATCTGGCGGTGTCGCTGATCCAGCACGAGCAGATCGTGACAACCCTGCCGAAGGCGAAGGACCTGCGTCCGATCGTCGAGAAGCTGATCACCCTCGGCAAGCGCGGCGACCTGCACGCCCGCCGCCAGGCCATCGCGCAGATCAAGGACCTGGAGACGGTCCGGAAGCTGTTCGACACCCTCGGCCCTCGCTACAAGGAGCGCGCCGGCGGCTACACCCGCGTGCTGAAGGCGGGCTTCCGCCAGGGTGACGCGGCCGCCGTTGCGGTGATCGAGCTCGTCGATCGCGATCCGGCTGCCAAGGGTGCCGCCGATCGCGCGCGCGCCGAGGCCGAGGCTGCTGCCGAAGCGGCGTGA
- a CDS encoding replication-associated recombination protein A has product MSDLFAAAGFERSAPRPLADRLRPRKLSEVVGQDHLVGPDGTLTRMLRSGSVGSLVFWGPPGTGKTTVARLLAGETDLAFEQVSAIHTGVADLKKLFDAARGRRAMGKGTLLFVDEIHRFNKAQQDSFLPVMEDGTVTLVGATTENPSFELNAALLSRAQVLVFRPLDGEAVMRLLGRAEEVEKRRLPLDKEARGVLVRMADGDGRAALTLAEEVWRAAGEGEIFDAERLQAVLQRRAPIYDKSEDGHYNLISALHKSVRGSDPDAALYYLCRMLDAGEDPLFVARRLVRMAVEDIGLADPQALVVANAAKDAYHFLGSPEGELALAQTAIYLATAPKSNAAYNAYKAAMRVAKENGSLVPPKTILNAPTRLMKSEGYGTGYRYDHDEPDAFSGQDYFPEAIGRQSFYRPTPRGFEKVLGERLARWAELRRSRNEG; this is encoded by the coding sequence ATGTCCGATCTGTTCGCCGCCGCCGGTTTCGAGCGGTCCGCGCCGCGTCCGCTGGCCGACCGCCTGCGGCCGAGGAAGCTCTCCGAAGTCGTCGGCCAGGACCATCTGGTCGGGCCGGACGGAACCCTGACGCGGATGCTGCGCTCCGGCTCCGTCGGCAGCCTGGTGTTCTGGGGCCCGCCCGGCACCGGCAAGACCACGGTCGCGCGGCTGCTGGCGGGCGAGACCGATCTCGCCTTCGAGCAGGTGTCGGCGATCCACACCGGCGTGGCGGACCTGAAGAAGCTGTTCGATGCCGCCCGCGGCCGCCGCGCCATGGGCAAGGGCACGCTGCTGTTCGTCGACGAGATCCACCGCTTCAACAAGGCCCAGCAGGATTCCTTCCTGCCGGTGATGGAAGACGGCACGGTCACGCTCGTTGGCGCCACCACGGAAAACCCGTCGTTCGAACTGAATGCCGCGCTTTTGTCGCGCGCGCAGGTGCTGGTGTTCCGCCCGCTCGACGGCGAGGCGGTGATGCGCCTGCTCGGCCGCGCCGAAGAGGTGGAGAAGCGGCGCCTGCCGCTCGACAAGGAGGCGCGCGGCGTGCTGGTGCGCATGGCCGACGGCGACGGCCGCGCCGCGCTGACGCTCGCGGAGGAGGTCTGGCGCGCCGCCGGCGAGGGCGAGATCTTCGACGCCGAGCGGCTGCAGGCGGTGCTGCAACGCCGGGCGCCGATCTACGACAAGTCCGAAGACGGGCACTACAACCTGATCTCGGCGCTGCACAAGTCGGTGCGCGGCTCGGATCCCGATGCGGCGCTCTATTATCTCTGCCGGATGCTCGATGCCGGCGAGGACCCGCTGTTCGTGGCGCGGCGGCTGGTGCGCATGGCGGTGGAGGATATCGGTCTTGCCGATCCGCAGGCGCTGGTGGTCGCGAACGCGGCCAAGGACGCCTATCACTTCCTCGGCAGCCCGGAGGGCGAGCTGGCGCTGGCGCAGACGGCGATCTATCTCGCCACCGCGCCGAAATCCAATGCCGCCTACAACGCCTACAAGGCCGCGATGCGCGTCGCCAAGGAGAACGGCTCGCTGGTGCCGCCGAAGACGATCCTGAACGCGCCGACCAGGCTGATGAAATCCGAGGGCTACGGCACCGGCTACCGCTACGACCACGACGAGCCGGACGCCTTCTCGGGGCAGGACTATTTTCCCGAAGCCATCGGCCGCCAGAGCTTCTACCGGCCGACGCCGCGCGGCTTCGAGAAGGTGCTCGGCGAGCGGCTCGCCCGATGGGCGGAGCTGAGGCGCAGCCGCAACGAAGGCTGA
- a CDS encoding adenylate kinase, producing MRLILLGPPGAGKGTQAARLVERHGIVQLSTGDMLRAAVRDKTPVGLRAQDIMARGELVPDAVVGEIVADRIEAADCARGFILDGFPRTVAQAEILKDLMAQKGLTLDVVIELVVDESALLGRIEKRARESGAAVRADDTPEALKKRLEVYRAQTAPVSDYYRAAGLLQTVDGMLNVDEVTERIEAAIKASVA from the coding sequence ATGAGACTGATATTGCTCGGACCGCCCGGGGCCGGGAAGGGCACCCAGGCGGCTCGCCTGGTGGAGCGGCACGGCATCGTGCAGCTTTCGACCGGCGATATGCTGCGGGCGGCCGTGCGTGACAAGACCCCTGTCGGCCTGCGGGCGCAGGACATCATGGCGCGTGGCGAGCTCGTGCCCGATGCCGTGGTAGGCGAGATCGTCGCCGACCGCATCGAGGCGGCGGATTGCGCGCGCGGCTTCATACTCGACGGATTCCCGCGCACGGTGGCGCAGGCCGAGATCCTGAAGGATCTGATGGCGCAGAAGGGGCTGACCCTCGACGTCGTGATCGAACTCGTCGTGGACGAGTCGGCGCTGCTCGGCCGCATCGAGAAGCGCGCCCGCGAATCGGGCGCCGCCGTTCGCGCGGACGATACGCCCGAGGCGCTGAAGAAGCGCCTTGAGGTCTACCGCGCCCAAACCGCGCCGGTTTCCGACTATTACCGCGCCGCGGGACTGCTCCAGACCGTCGACGGCATGCTGAATGTCGACGAGGTGACGGAGCGGATCGAGGCGGCGATCAAGGCCAGTGTGGCCTGA
- a CDS encoding AmpG family muropeptide MFS transporter, with protein sequence MSEPTTSAPSQGAAEAAPPLGWLARLFAVYGRRRVAVMLLLGFSSGLPLQLTGSTLQAWLTETGVSVETIGLFGLVGIAYGWKFVWSPAIDGFAIPGLSRLLGHRRAWLLSIQILLMAAIACLGLFDPAVDRMGVAAVAVVVAFLSATQDIAVDALRIESLEESEQAAGTANFLAAYRVAMLVSFAGTVGLVSWIEASGVPQAEAWHLGFIAVSSLVLIGIVGTFLAKEDWAAQAPRFAHRAEGRFRSAVVDPFRDFVKKDAWWLILLFVLLFKLGDAFTTELRTYFFLTMGFEKATYAALQWPFGFFSVIAGGFVGGILANRIGVMKALWIATIGQMATNITFVWPALDLPHLVEAVGVVGADGVKRITLTSISEHGLQGLWAATTLCGTIALENFATGIGGTVMAAYLSKLCSNRDYTATQFALLTSLEGMARVTLAAPAGFVVAYAGWVWYYVIATLLALPGLALLGVLKRREARRAA encoded by the coding sequence GTGAGCGAGCCGACCACTTCAGCCCCATCCCAGGGCGCCGCGGAAGCCGCGCCGCCGCTCGGCTGGCTCGCCCGCCTGTTCGCCGTCTACGGCCGGCGGCGGGTCGCCGTCATGCTGCTGCTCGGCTTCTCGTCGGGCCTGCCGCTGCAGCTGACCGGCTCCACCTTGCAGGCGTGGCTGACCGAGACCGGCGTCAGCGTCGAGACCATCGGCCTGTTCGGGCTGGTCGGCATCGCCTATGGCTGGAAATTCGTCTGGTCGCCCGCCATCGACGGCTTCGCCATCCCCGGCCTGTCGCGGCTTCTGGGCCACCGCCGGGCCTGGCTGCTCTCCATCCAGATCCTGCTGATGGCGGCGATCGCCTGCCTCGGCCTGTTCGATCCCGCGGTGGACCGGATGGGCGTCGCCGCGGTCGCGGTCGTGGTGGCGTTCCTGTCGGCGACACAGGACATCGCCGTCGACGCGCTGCGCATCGAATCGCTCGAAGAGAGCGAACAGGCCGCCGGCACCGCCAATTTCCTCGCCGCCTACCGGGTGGCGATGCTGGTGTCGTTCGCCGGCACGGTCGGGCTGGTGTCGTGGATCGAGGCGTCGGGCGTGCCGCAGGCGGAAGCCTGGCATCTCGGCTTCATCGCGGTTTCGAGCCTCGTGCTGATCGGCATCGTCGGCACCTTCCTGGCGAAGGAGGACTGGGCGGCGCAGGCGCCGCGCTTCGCCCACCGCGCCGAGGGCCGCTTCCGCAGCGCCGTGGTCGATCCGTTCCGCGACTTCGTGAAGAAGGACGCGTGGTGGCTGATCCTGCTGTTCGTGCTGCTGTTCAAGCTCGGCGACGCCTTCACCACGGAACTGCGCACCTATTTCTTCCTCACCATGGGTTTCGAGAAGGCGACCTACGCGGCGCTGCAATGGCCGTTCGGCTTCTTCTCGGTGATCGCGGGCGGGTTCGTCGGCGGCATCCTGGCGAACCGCATCGGCGTGATGAAGGCTCTGTGGATCGCCACCATCGGCCAGATGGCCACCAACATCACCTTCGTTTGGCCGGCGCTGGACCTGCCGCATCTCGTCGAGGCGGTGGGCGTGGTCGGAGCCGACGGGGTGAAGCGCATCACGCTGACGTCGATTTCCGAGCACGGCCTCCAGGGCCTGTGGGCCGCGACCACGCTGTGCGGCACCATCGCACTGGAGAACTTCGCCACCGGCATCGGCGGCACGGTGATGGCGGCCTATCTCTCCAAGCTCTGTTCCAACCGCGACTACACCGCCACCCAGTTCGCGCTGCTTACCTCGCTCGAGGGCATGGCGCGGGTGACGCTGGCGGCGCCGGCGGGCTTCGTCGTCGCCTATGCGGGATGGGTCTGGTACTATGTGATCGCCACGCTGCTGGCCCTGCCGGGGCTCGCCCTTCTGGGCGTGCTCAAGCGGCGCGAGGCGCGGCGCGCAGCCTGA